AGGCTGTTATTCCGTTCTTCTGAGTAATTTTACTGTGACACTCAAATGTGTATGCTCAATACACtgctaaaaaaacacaaaaaactaaTTAGACATTTGCATACTGAATGTTCATATTTTTCTTCACTGGTTCCCCTCTCCGGATCAGTTGATGCAGATATTGCTACCAAGTTTTGTGTATGTTGTCTATATTTACAGTTTAGAAATCTCAATGGTGGAATGTTTTTGCAGATATGGCATTTACCCATGCGTTTGTTGGGGTGCCTCTGTTTCATTGCATTCATCTTTGGGGTTGATAGCATCAGAGATGGATTTGTTTCTTGTGGTCTTGGTACTAGCTTgcctgaattcatttgttttgccTGATGACCAAGGTACAACGCCAATCAAGTAAACTACGACAAGAAGATATGACTAATACTTTGCATGTCCTTTTCGGCCTCTCTCTTTTCGCTGAGAAGCCCCCTTCTTAAGTTTTTCTCATCTTTTTGCATTGTGGCATATTCATTCACATGCTTGGAGCATTTTAAATGTTTATCTTCAGTTGGAGCTACCTATACATTAAATGGGATATATTGGTTTTGTGATatgtttttcttctgttttcacTTATAGATTTTGGTAGTTATTTCTAATATATTCACTTGTCTCTCTCTTTTCAACTTAGCAATTGAGTTGGGTAATGAATTTTGAGGAAATGTAAAAAATGGCTATATTGGCACTATGATGATGAAATTGGATGATATTTTATTGATATTCCTTGGTCTTGATAGCATAGTTTTTTTGAGTGTTAGTACTGATTAGTTAGAGGTGCGGTGATTGCTTGATATGATGCTGAATACTTCTGTTTCCTGTTTTAGGTGATGCCCTAAATGATCTGAAGGTCTCACTTAATGCTTCTCCCAGTCAGCTGTCAGACTGGAATCCAAATCAAGTTAACCCCTGCACTTGGTCAAATGTTATCTGTGACCCCAATAGTAATAAAGTTGTTTCTGTGTAAGCTCTTCCTCCATAGAATAGCCTTTTTCTGTCAACAGCGATGCACGAATAACTGCTCATGTTAGCACTGCTAGACTTTTATGCAAGATACTCGTAGTCGTTGGTTACTCAGTCTGTTTGTTAATGCTTGGAACATGTTAATATTTGTACTTTTTGCAGGACATTGTCATCCATGAACTTTTCTGGAACCTTGTCCCCTAAACTTGGAATTTTGAAGACTCTGACAACACTGTACGTATGAGGCTGTTAGTTTACTATGGAGGTGGATGTTTGCATACTCAGTAGACATTGATATTACAAAATATGCAACACTTGTACACCATATAAATTCACACACCTCTTCATTTATTTTCGTCAATGAGGTGAAACTTTCTACTTTCCTAATGTTAATATTTTCCCACGGTCTTGGAATCAAACCTGACTGTTAGGGTGCATGTTTTGTGGAGCTCTCAGTTACACAGACATCAATATATATTATGCTTATCTGTCAATCTTCAGATACTCGAGCACAGAGCTGTTGAGTGTTGTGCTAATATATGTCAATTCATTTGTCATGCAGTACTTTGAAAGGAAATGGCATAAATGGTGAGATACCAAAGGAATTTGGAAATTTGACAAGTTTAACTAGCTTGGATTTGACGAATAATCATTTAACTGGTGAAATTCCTTCTTCCCTTGCTGATCTTAAGGGGCTTCAGTTCCTGTAAGTGTTATAGTCTTTGATGTTCTTATGTTATGAGTTCTGTAAGACATATTCTACACTTCTTATACATTTGTTTTAAAGACTGATTGTTGTAGTTATTGCTGTGAACTTTTTGGTATGACCAGGACTTTGAGTCAAAACAATCTCACTGGGACTATACCCCAATCACTTTCAAGCCTTTCGAGCCTGATCAGCGTGTGAGTGAAAAAATCCGATCTGGTGCTCTGACGAGACTAGAAAATGGATTGCTTTTATGTAGCTAAGATGAAGATGAATCAACTGCTCtcctacatatttttcttttagaatTCTGCAGGATAActttatatatttgtgtttctTGATATATATCATAGTTTCTGATGGTATGCTTATGTTTGCAGTCTGCTTGATTCCAATAATCTCAGTGGTCAAATTCCTGAGCATTTATTCCAAATTGCGAAATACAAGTATGATAAGCTTGGATTAcaattcttttcatcttctagTTCTCGTGACTATGAATGTCAAACATAGTCTGATACAGCTTCCACTTTCTTCGGTTCAACTGTATATAAATTTAACTTCGGCTTGAATTCACCTTCATCCTGATTTAGCTTTTCTTGGTTCAGTTTTACAGGAAACAAATTGAATTGCGGTATCAATTCTCATCACCCTTGTGAATCAAGTGGTGATCAATCAGGTAATAAGATTAGCTATTTCAATTTGAATTATCTTGCTTACCAAACTAAAGCAATTGAGTTTTTTGACCTAACCAGCTAATTCCTACTAACCTTACCTTCTTGGCAGGTGGTTCAAGTAAGCCAAAAGTTGGAATCATAGTCGGAGTTACTGGAGGACTTACAATAATAGTTCTTATTGGACTGTTGTTTTTTGTATGCAAGGGTAGACACAGGGGCTATAAGCGTGAAGTATTTGTAGATGTTGTAGGTTTGTGCTAGTATTTGCGATTATGacgactctttttttttttttaaagactttTAACTTTACTCAGCTGGTTGTTCGAGgtgtattatttttatttttatttttatggctCAGGTGAAGTTGACCGAAGAATTGCTTTTGGTCAATTGAAAAGATTTTCTTGGAGGGAATTACAACTGGCTACTGACAACTTCAGTGAGAAGAATATCCTTGGACAGGGGGGTTTCGGAAAGGTTTATAAAGGAGTCCTTGCTGATAATACGAAAATTGCTGTGAAGCGGTTAACTGATTTTGAAAGTCCGGGTGGAGATGCTGCTTTTCAACGTGAAGTTGAGATGATAAGTGTAGCTGTCCACAGGAACCTGTTGCGGCTGATTGGGTTTTGCACAACACCAACAGAACGCCTTTTGGTGTATCCATTAATGCAGAATTTAAGTGTGGCAAATCGTCTCAGAGGTATTGGTCTTTAATTCATAGTATAACCCGAAGCTGCTAAACTTTAAATCTTCAATAACATGCTCGTTTCTCTGGCACCTTATGTGTACTTTTAAAACCCTCAGGCTCTCTTTCATTGTAAGGTAATATGGACTAGTGGTCCAGGTGTCCCTCATGTAACGATTATCTTTGAGTAACCATGTGCATACTCAAGGTGGTTGATTtccctagcaaaaaaaaaatgaaaagaaaaggaaagaatagTCCGATCCCACCAGAAAACGATGTAACTTGTTTCTTCATTGCCCCTTGTCGTCTGTTTCTAGTTACATCTTGAAATCATTCTACTTGTATGCTCTTTGATTCAAATGAGCTTCATTTGGACTTCACCACCTCATGCAACCAAATACCAAAAATAAGCTAGCTTAAAATAATCTTCTCAAAggagcttataagctagcttaaAGCTTTATGATTACCAAACAACTAACAACTTATTTTATAGCTTATAATCTAGCTTAGATAGCTTATAATAAGCTCTACCAAATGAAGCTCATGTATATTTGAGAAAGTACTGAATTCCAATTAGAGAGGCATCCTCCAATGGTTTTTGTGATTGGTCTCATTATGTCTAGTTTCCTTGTTATCTAATTGGTCTTGGCTGAAATGTATTCTTGCTTCTCCTAAACACCCGATTTAGATAACATTCAATTACTATATGTTTTCCCCATtagcacatgattcaaatgtgAATCGAGTCTTGTCAAATTCTGAAACTGAAATCGACTCAGTTCTCTCAAGCACAGCTTCATAATACTCacgaattttattaataatttcataattttgagcAATGTTGCAGATCTTAAACCTGGGGAGCCTGTTTTAGATTGGACCACAAGAAAACGTGTAGCCTTAGGTGCAGCGCGTGGACTGGAGTACCTTCATGAACATTGCAATCCGAAGATTATCCATCGGGATGTGAAGGCTGCTAATGTGTTGTTAGATGAAGATTTTGAAGCAGTTGTCGGTGACTTTGGCTTGGCAAAATTGGTTGATGTGAGAAAGACCAATGTAACAACTCAAGTACGTGGAACAATGGGCCACATAGCACCAGAATACTTGTCCACAGGAAAGTCATCTGAAAGGACTGACGTTTTTGGTTATGGAGTTATGCTTCTGGAGCTTGTAACTGGTCAAAGGGCAATCGACTTTTCACGTTTGGAAGAAGAGGATGATGTCTTATTGCTGGATCATGTAAGATATCCCCATCTGTTTCTTCCTTGATTGTATGTCTGCATTTAGTCTTCGCTCCTTCCTAAAACTGTAGCCATTTTTGATAATGGGATGCAGAAGGGTGTCACCGCACCCAGTAATATGTTTTTATCCAATGCCCTAGTCCAAATTACATATATTACTGTgttgcatgactatgaacttggAGACTAATTTGATGTCCGGAAATGTGTCTATTTCTACGGGATGATTTTCGTAGCACAACTTTTTCGCTTGCTTATGGCTTCATGTCTATTTGGTTATGAAGGTCAAGAAgctggagagagagaaaagactGTATTCTATTGTGGACCACAACCTAGGTCGGAACTACAACATCCAGGAGGTGGAGATGATGATACAAGTTGCACTCCTATGTACCCAATCATCACCAGAGGACCGTCCAGCGATGTCAGAAGTGGTACGGATGCTGGAAGGAGAGGGCCTGGCTGAGAGGTGGGAGGAATGGCAGCACGTGGAAGTAAATCGCAGGGAAGAGTACGAGAGGCTGCAAAGAAGATTCGACTGGGGAGAAGATTCAGTATATAACCAGGATGCCATTGAGCTGTCTGGTGGAAGGTGATACAAACAGATTCTAGGCTGCAACCATAAGAATGCAATCTTATTTTGCTTGGCTAGAAATGTTTTTATTGGTTAAGAAAACTTGTAATTTGAACTtagaaaggaagagaaagggAGGATATATCGGTATAAGCTCGATcatctcttccttctttttgtGAATTCTGTTTGGTGTATTCTGCATTGTGTTGGTGTACATCCTTTCAATTTTCATGTTGGAGGTTTGAATTTTCATCACCTGTTGAAGGGTGCGGGTTGGTTGAGCTTTTTATTGGGTTGGCACTATTGCGTCTTATTTCTTCAATGATTCATTGTAAATCAACCAAGAGAAAAAAAGCATCTAGATCTCGCACCTTAGAAGCGTGTGAACCTACTCATTTTTTAGTAGGTCAACGTAAAAAAGCAAGTGTGAGCATTTTggaacaaatttgaaatttcgaTATTtaaattgaaacgtttgaaaaatcgGTTATCGAGTTGAATTGGATCAAATTATTCAGTATCTAAAAATTTTATTACCCCGTATTCATTGATTTATTGACTCTTGAAGTTGTCACAACTTTAGATAGAACATTTTCTCTCATGAAGAAGACTGTGAAGAGTCtttctacaatcaaatagaAGATCAACTGTTACATGATAATTTGATTGTATATGTTGTGGAAAAAATGTTCGATGATGTCAGTAATGAAACGATCCTAGaaggttttcaaaaaaaataaaaaatggtggcaaaaaattgtaatttataactatttttataaatgatataaatataataatttatatcaatttatatatatataactgaagatccacaaggcttctccttaattcttgATGCCACGTGGACGCCTCTATAAAAAAGCTTACACATTTtaattaaacttgataaaaaggaatgattgacaacttgagtgatgagaattaattttaaaaaaaaatgtaatggacaaaacaaaaaattaaaatatattgaaaaactttaagacccataatgggtatttaatgtttcatggaagtggtttgatgttgtttcagcTTCACTAAGGTCATTTAttgttaattatgagagtcttttgatattactcaattaatgaaattcctttgtagtatttagtttgaaaacattttgtatgttttttgcattaattatcatcattttgtgggaatttttgagtgtttttatcattatttttgtgtgtttttatcattttgtgtgttttttttatgtattttgtgtgtttttgtagtatttaattgatgtattgttcatgtttagagtttggtcaggtttagtagtctgtctGGATTGCaatatacacaacatgagaggttttTCTCACGCTATATTGTtataatgtgtaagtaaattaagcccatttggtattggaacatgtaagtggtgacatgaaagcatgatagaattcaatgagttgttgaaggtcaaagtgattataggcataaatctaccagtcatacataacatttcaaaaatataaattcaaaaatcttattctaaaaatattaagaatcttattctaaaaatataatttcaaaaatattacttatgctacattgtatttcTCGATATTGAAT
The window above is part of the Tripterygium wilfordii isolate XIE 37 chromosome 3, ASM1340144v1, whole genome shotgun sequence genome. Proteins encoded here:
- the LOC119992302 gene encoding probable LRR receptor-like serine/threonine-protein kinase At5g10290, with amino-acid sequence MDLFLVVLVLACLNSFVLPDDQGDALNDLKVSLNASPSQLSDWNPNQVNPCTWSNVICDPNSNKVVSVTLSSMNFSGTLSPKLGILKTLTTLTLKGNGINGEIPKEFGNLTSLTSLDLTNNHLTGEIPSSLADLKGLQFLTLSQNNLTGTIPQSLSSLSSLISVLLDSNNLSGQIPEHLFQIAKYNFTGNKLNCGINSHHPCESSGDQSGGSSKPKVGIIVGVTGGLTIIVLIGLLFFVCKGRHRGYKREVFVDVVGEVDRRIAFGQLKRFSWRELQLATDNFSEKNILGQGGFGKVYKGVLADNTKIAVKRLTDFESPGGDAAFQREVEMISVAVHRNLLRLIGFCTTPTERLLVYPLMQNLSVANRLRDLKPGEPVLDWTTRKRVALGAARGLEYLHEHCNPKIIHRDVKAANVLLDEDFEAVVGDFGLAKLVDVRKTNVTTQVRGTMGHIAPEYLSTGKSSERTDVFGYGVMLLELVTGQRAIDFSRLEEEDDVLLLDHVKKLEREKRLYSIVDHNLGRNYNIQEVEMMIQVALLCTQSSPEDRPAMSEVVRMLEGEGLAERWEEWQHVEVNRREEYERLQRRFDWGEDSVYNQDAIELSGGR